From one Butyricimonas faecihominis genomic stretch:
- a CDS encoding cobyrinate a,c-diamide synthase encodes MKQKPFIMIGAASSGSGKTTFTLGLLRLLRNRGMKVQPFKCGPDYIDTKHHAMAAGEESVNLDTYMASAAHVRELYARYGTASDVCVTEGVMGLFDGYDGMKGSSAEIAELIGIPVVLVLNAKSTAYTVAPVLYGFKHFYPGIRVVGVVFNFVASVAHYAYLQQACADAGVEALGYIPKDESIVIPSRHLGLSIDETFCFDTFADRVAEVIDKTVNVDRLLELCTVEFSGEQTQDVVCFGNRKIAIARDEAFNFMYRENVEALKRAGEVVFFSPLRDKSLPEADMVYFPGGYPELHLAELAANEGMRQSVRKYCENGGRVLAECGGMMYLCDTITDGDGKVYPMAGVLKQGATMEQMKLKLGYREVRVNGQRIRGHEFHYSRILPTNEKIPVIGTIYNAKDMVVDTPVYTYKNVLASYIHFYWGECGIDHFLMLMSQK; translated from the coding sequence ATGAAACAGAAACCATTCATCATGATCGGGGCGGCAAGTTCCGGTAGCGGGAAGACGACATTCACGTTAGGTCTGTTGCGATTGTTGCGGAACCGGGGAATGAAGGTACAACCTTTTAAGTGCGGGCCGGATTATATTGATACGAAACATCATGCCATGGCCGCAGGAGAGGAATCCGTGAATTTGGATACTTACATGGCATCGGCGGCACACGTGCGGGAGCTGTACGCCCGGTACGGGACTGCGAGTGATGTCTGCGTGACGGAAGGGGTGATGGGGTTGTTTGATGGGTACGATGGGATGAAGGGGAGTAGCGCGGAGATTGCCGAGTTAATCGGTATTCCCGTCGTGTTGGTACTTAACGCAAAGTCCACGGCCTATACCGTGGCCCCAGTGTTGTATGGTTTTAAACACTTCTATCCGGGAATCCGGGTTGTCGGGGTCGTGTTTAACTTCGTGGCATCGGTAGCGCATTATGCTTATTTGCAGCAGGCTTGTGCGGATGCCGGAGTGGAGGCATTGGGGTATATCCCAAAGGATGAAAGTATTGTTATCCCGTCCCGTCATTTGGGATTGTCGATTGATGAGACGTTTTGTTTTGATACGTTCGCGGATCGGGTGGCAGAGGTGATTGACAAAACCGTGAATGTCGATCGTTTACTGGAACTTTGTACGGTGGAATTTTCCGGTGAACAGACGCAAGATGTCGTTTGTTTCGGGAACAGGAAGATCGCTATTGCCCGGGATGAGGCTTTTAATTTCATGTACCGGGAGAACGTGGAGGCATTGAAACGAGCCGGGGAGGTGGTGTTTTTTAGTCCGCTGCGTGATAAAAGTCTTCCGGAGGCCGATATGGTCTATTTTCCCGGAGGGTACCCGGAACTACATTTGGCGGAGTTGGCAGCTAACGAGGGAATGAGACAGTCTGTCCGGAAGTATTGTGAAAACGGGGGGCGAGTACTGGCAGAATGTGGTGGAATGATGTATTTGTGTGACACGATTACAGACGGTGACGGGAAGGTTTATCCTATGGCGGGCGTGTTGAAACAAGGGGCGACAATGGAGCAGATGAAATTGAAATTGGGTTATCGGGAAGTTCGTGTAAACGGTCAACGTATTCGGGGGCATGAGTTTCACTATTCCCGAATATTGCCTACGAATGAGAAAATACCTGTGATTGGCACGATATATAATGCCAAGGATATGGTGGTTGATACTCCGGTATATACCTATAAAAACGTGTTGGCAAGTTATATTCATTTTTACTGGGGAGAGTGTGGTATTGATCATTTTTTAATGTTAATGAGTCAAAAATGA
- a CDS encoding amino acid adenylation domain-containing protein, giving the protein MKEMDMIKDIVRVYRNYPDHVAFVIDDTSYTYQEVFARVQGIMPFVQDCPEDIIGIIAEDCIETYASILAVLLSGKTYVILHPNYPDSRNRTIVESTGMKRVLYGHASGTQQGLSNEIKCISTLELRDENIDHLTGEQTQDTNKNAYIIFTSGSTGVPKGVPISRKNLNAFYAAYHQLGWQLGPTDRMLQMFELTFDVSVVSTLYPLTLGASIYTVGTNKLKYMRVYELMEDEELTFVAMPPSLLQFLSPYFDEIHVPKLKYLIVTAEAANADLLQRFRACAPNAEFVNLYGPTEATIYCTAYRIPPEGCKQHNGMIAIGHPFTGIDTMIMDEKGIPVQTGEQGELWVSGKQVMRGYWQDEEKSRQVFAQFNGKEYYKTGDLCSIDPDGDIIYRGRKDYQVKVQGFRVELSEIEYRTKKFFPNETNAVVVPKKEDDGGCQLHLFVGTTPHERETLLHYLKEHLPVYMLPTEVHFLEEFPLNTSGKIDRKALTTLI; this is encoded by the coding sequence ATGAAGGAAATGGACATGATTAAAGACATCGTCCGGGTTTACAGAAATTACCCGGATCATGTGGCTTTTGTAATTGATGATACCTCTTACACCTATCAGGAGGTATTTGCCCGAGTGCAAGGAATTATGCCCTTCGTGCAGGATTGCCCGGAAGACATTATCGGAATCATCGCGGAAGATTGCATCGAAACGTACGCCTCTATTCTGGCCGTTTTGTTATCCGGGAAAACTTACGTAATCCTCCATCCCAACTACCCGGACAGTCGGAACAGAACCATTGTGGAATCCACCGGAATGAAACGGGTATTATACGGTCACGCATCCGGTACGCAGCAAGGCCTCTCCAACGAGATCAAATGTATTTCAACATTAGAGCTACGGGATGAAAATATAGACCATCTAACAGGAGAGCAAACGCAGGATACAAACAAGAATGCCTACATCATTTTCACCTCCGGAAGTACCGGGGTTCCCAAAGGAGTCCCGATCAGCCGGAAAAACTTGAACGCATTCTATGCCGCCTACCATCAACTGGGCTGGCAACTTGGGCCGACAGACCGGATGTTGCAAATGTTCGAACTGACATTCGACGTTTCAGTCGTGTCCACCCTCTACCCGTTAACCCTCGGAGCCAGCATTTACACGGTGGGAACAAACAAGTTAAAATACATGAGAGTGTACGAATTGATGGAAGACGAGGAACTGACTTTCGTGGCCATGCCTCCCTCCCTATTACAATTCCTGTCCCCTTACTTTGACGAGATTCACGTTCCAAAACTCAAATACCTTATCGTGACGGCAGAAGCGGCAAATGCCGATCTTCTCCAACGTTTCAGGGCCTGCGCCCCCAACGCGGAGTTCGTAAACCTGTACGGTCCCACGGAAGCCACAATTTATTGTACGGCTTACCGGATTCCTCCCGAAGGTTGCAAACAACACAACGGGATGATCGCCATCGGCCACCCCTTCACCGGAATCGACACCATGATTATGGACGAGAAGGGAATACCCGTGCAGACCGGAGAACAAGGAGAATTATGGGTAAGCGGGAAACAAGTCATGCGAGGCTACTGGCAAGACGAGGAAAAGTCCCGACAGGTATTCGCCCAGTTCAACGGAAAAGAGTATTATAAAACAGGCGACCTATGTTCTATCGATCCGGACGGGGACATCATCTATCGCGGACGTAAAGACTACCAAGTTAAAGTGCAGGGTTTCCGAGTTGAACTCAGCGAGATCGAATACCGGACAAAGAAATTCTTCCCGAACGAGACCAATGCCGTCGTCGTTCCCAAGAAAGAGGATGACGGGGGATGCCAATTGCACTTGTTCGTCGGGACAACACCCCATGAACGGGAAACCTTGCTCCATTATCTGAAGGAACACTTACCCGTCTACATGTTACCAACCGAAGTTCACTTTTTGGAAGAATTTCCGTTAAACACCAGCGGTAAAATTGACCGGAAAGCATTAACGACATTAATATAA
- a CDS encoding acyl carrier protein produces METEEILRELDTIFRDILKNENITLTPETTAKDVDGWDSLTNMRLITAIEKHYNIRFGLREILKFKHVGDLCASIQAKKK; encoded by the coding sequence ATGGAAACCGAAGAAATCTTACGCGAACTGGACACGATCTTTCGTGACATTCTAAAAAACGAAAACATCACGTTAACTCCCGAGACCACGGCAAAAGACGTGGACGGCTGGGATTCTCTAACGAATATGCGCCTCATCACGGCCATCGAAAAACATTACAACATTCGTTTCGGCCTGCGTGAAATACTGAAATTCAAACACGTGGGTGACCTGTGCGCATCCATCCAAGCTAAAAAGAAGTAG
- a CDS encoding MBOAT family O-acyltransferase has product MMFLSLPFVILFTCCLILYYTVKGSYQKPVLLLTSCIFVGYFNIAYLLIAALIAAITFYWGRWIGMQEQENKRRRVFVGGIVFLVLFLVAFKYLNFIGENIAVLLGWFGVDWKGAITSVFFPLGISFYTFQALGYLIDVYWEEEEPERSLPDFMLYMLFFMKFLSGPIERAFDMLPQLKIEKRFDYDTVTYGLKLMMIGLMKKVLIADRLAPHLDSIFASVQDASGAQLLLAGLLYPIELYADFSGYTDMAIGGAMMFGYRLSPNFNRPFVAKTITDFWRRWHMSLSFWVRDYLYQPIAASKRYWGQWGIVYALVVTFVLLGVWHGAGWNYVIYGLIQGLIISYEMVTVAYRNKVETSVGKHVFGVYSILRTYLLFAFSLLFFRLPSLSDAGYMISHLSFNLHTSIKELRLGMTDQECIVAGVAVVVLFLYEYFMSKRDLLQALSERHRIIRWGVYYLLVLLMFLFGQFGSEDFIYLQF; this is encoded by the coding sequence ATGATGTTTCTCTCTCTACCGTTTGTCATTCTGTTTACTTGTTGCCTAATCCTATATTACACGGTAAAAGGCAGCTACCAGAAACCGGTCCTGTTACTAACCAGTTGCATCTTTGTCGGTTATTTCAACATCGCATACCTACTGATAGCCGCACTCATTGCGGCAATAACCTTCTACTGGGGGCGCTGGATCGGGATGCAGGAACAGGAAAACAAACGCCGGAGAGTCTTCGTCGGGGGAATCGTCTTTCTCGTCCTGTTCCTCGTGGCATTCAAGTACCTCAATTTCATCGGGGAAAACATCGCCGTGCTACTCGGTTGGTTCGGCGTGGACTGGAAAGGAGCCATCACCTCTGTTTTCTTCCCGTTGGGAATCTCGTTCTATACCTTCCAAGCACTCGGCTATCTTATTGATGTCTACTGGGAAGAGGAAGAACCTGAACGCTCACTACCGGACTTCATGCTCTATATGCTATTTTTCATGAAATTCCTTTCCGGACCGATCGAACGGGCCTTCGATATGCTCCCGCAGTTGAAAATCGAGAAACGTTTCGACTACGACACGGTTACCTACGGTCTGAAACTCATGATGATCGGTTTGATGAAAAAAGTCCTGATCGCCGACCGGCTGGCTCCGCATCTGGATAGTATATTTGCCTCCGTGCAAGACGCTTCCGGGGCGCAGCTATTACTCGCCGGACTATTGTATCCGATCGAGCTTTATGCCGATTTCTCCGGTTACACGGATATGGCCATCGGTGGAGCCATGATGTTCGGCTATCGCCTGTCACCCAATTTTAACCGTCCGTTCGTGGCAAAGACAATCACCGACTTTTGGCGCCGCTGGCATATGTCCCTCTCCTTCTGGGTCAGGGATTACCTTTACCAACCCATCGCGGCAAGTAAACGATATTGGGGACAGTGGGGCATCGTCTACGCTCTTGTGGTAACCTTCGTGTTACTCGGCGTGTGGCACGGGGCTGGTTGGAACTATGTGATATACGGGTTAATCCAAGGACTTATCATCAGCTACGAGATGGTGACCGTGGCCTACCGGAATAAAGTGGAAACAAGCGTGGGGAAACACGTGTTCGGGGTTTACTCTATCCTCCGGACCTACCTGCTCTTTGCGTTCTCCCTGCTATTTTTCCGTCTGCCCTCGCTATCCGATGCCGGATACATGATCAGTCACCTCTCCTTCAACCTGCACACCTCGATTAAAGAACTGCGACTAGGGATGACCGACCAAGAATGTATCGTTGCCGGGGTTGCCGTCGTAGTGCTTTTCCTATACGAATACTTTATGTCGAAACGGGACCTATTGCAAGCCTTGAGCGAACGCCACAGAATCATACGTTGGGGGGTCTACTACCTGCTCGTACTACTCATGTTCCTATTCGGACAATTCGGATCTGAAGATTTCATTTATTTACAGTTTTAG
- a CDS encoding histidine kinase, with product MRTFKGFIIKCVLFLVPFFVLAGFYFYDDPFKVLREYKKYDNDPIFLNEDYIGWKTYKNYRDSLHFDSFILGNSCTMAFLTSDWEKYLNGSKAIRLYGTAERLAAVHRKVMALDKEEEHIANVLLIVDATLLREYQLSTGYMHLLPPEVSGMNKFKFQSQFTQEFFNPKFLVPYMDYRVCRRYRNYMRGIVNPDKNIRNVVTNDLWNPREHEIEQLGDHYWEKHKKRFRPRPGEDRVHPPVLMKPQIKLLSEIAKVFQNHHTKYKIIISPEYKQIRLNPADVKQLKEIFGAENVYDFSGINKYTNNIRNYYEGSHYRPCLGRQLLDSVYATHKTTR from the coding sequence ATGAGAACTTTCAAAGGATTTATAATAAAATGCGTGCTTTTTCTCGTTCCCTTCTTTGTCCTCGCTGGGTTCTATTTTTACGATGATCCCTTTAAGGTTCTGCGGGAATACAAAAAATATGACAATGATCCGATCTTCCTGAACGAAGATTACATCGGTTGGAAGACATACAAGAATTACCGGGATTCCCTGCACTTCGATTCCTTCATCCTAGGAAATTCCTGTACGATGGCATTTCTGACCTCCGACTGGGAAAAATACCTCAACGGGAGTAAGGCTATACGCTTGTACGGGACGGCTGAACGATTGGCTGCCGTACACCGGAAAGTGATGGCTCTTGACAAGGAAGAGGAACATATTGCAAATGTTCTGCTCATCGTCGATGCCACCCTATTACGAGAATATCAGTTATCCACGGGCTACATGCACCTACTTCCCCCGGAAGTCAGCGGGATGAATAAATTCAAATTCCAATCCCAGTTCACACAAGAATTCTTCAACCCGAAATTTCTGGTTCCCTACATGGATTACCGGGTATGCCGACGCTACCGCAATTACATGAGAGGAATCGTGAATCCCGACAAAAACATCCGCAATGTTGTCACAAACGACTTGTGGAACCCGCGGGAACACGAAATAGAACAACTCGGTGACCATTACTGGGAAAAACATAAAAAGAGATTCCGTCCCCGTCCCGGGGAAGACCGGGTTCACCCTCCGGTATTAATGAAACCACAAATCAAACTGTTATCGGAAATCGCAAAAGTATTCCAAAATCACCACACGAAGTACAAAATCATCATTAGCCCGGAATACAAACAAATACGTCTGAACCCGGCGGACGTGAAGCAATTGAAAGAAATATTCGGAGCTGAAAACGTTTATGACTTTTCCGGCATCAACAAATACACAAATAACATCCGGAACTACTACGAAGGCTCGCACTATCGCCCCTGTCTCGGACGCCAACTACTGGACAGCGTGTATGCCACGCACAAAACAACTCGCTAA